Proteins found in one Afipia sp. P52-10 genomic segment:
- a CDS encoding heme ABC transporter ATP-binding protein: MSPAIEVSSAGMTIRGATLLDGIDFSAAPGETVAIVGPNGAGKSTLLRILSGDLLPTRGTVRIKGAELRSYAPDKLAAHRAVLSQHVTISFPFTVEEVVRMGAGEIPRAKAQPLVEAMLSEIDLNALRHRELPTLSGGEQQRAHFARVLLQLAVGEAKHGPGVLLLDEPTSSLDLRYQINLVELGKRRAKAGTAVIAILHDLNLASRFADRIVVLSKGRIAASGTPRETITSAMLRDVFEVETTIGLIGDLPHVLPQIMQPASGRL, encoded by the coding sequence ATGAGCCCGGCAATCGAAGTCTCCTCCGCCGGAATGACGATCCGTGGGGCGACGCTGCTGGACGGCATCGACTTCAGCGCGGCTCCCGGTGAGACCGTCGCCATCGTCGGCCCGAACGGCGCCGGAAAGTCCACGCTGCTGCGCATCCTGTCCGGCGACCTATTGCCGACACGCGGAACAGTGCGGATCAAGGGGGCCGAACTGCGCTCGTACGCGCCGGACAAGCTGGCAGCCCATCGCGCGGTGCTGTCTCAGCATGTGACCATCTCCTTTCCGTTTACGGTGGAGGAAGTCGTGCGGATGGGCGCAGGCGAAATCCCTCGCGCCAAAGCGCAGCCGCTTGTGGAGGCGATGCTGAGCGAGATTGACCTCAATGCGTTGCGCCATCGCGAACTGCCAACGCTATCAGGTGGCGAACAGCAGCGTGCGCATTTTGCCCGCGTCCTGCTCCAGCTTGCTGTCGGTGAGGCAAAGCACGGTCCCGGCGTGCTCCTCTTGGACGAGCCGACGTCGAGCCTCGACCTCCGTTACCAGATCAACCTTGTCGAGCTCGGCAAGCGGCGGGCAAAGGCCGGAACGGCCGTCATCGCCATTTTGCACGATCTCAATTTGGCATCGCGCTTCGCCGATCGGATCGTCGTGCTCAGCAAAGGAAGGATCGCGGCGTCGGGTACACCGCGCGAAACGATCACCAGTGCAATGCTGCGCGACGTTTTTGAGGTCGAGACGACCATCGGCCTGATCGGTGACCTGCCTCATGTGCTGCCACAAATCATGCAGCCTGCAAGCGGGCGCCTCTGA
- a CDS encoding 3-hydroxyacyl-CoA dehydrogenase NAD-binding domain-containing protein yields the protein MNSVIDLSNDGNVAVISVNSPPVNALSQNVREGLQEAVTKALADSTVEAIVVRCDGRTFIAGADIREMGRPRKPPGLKDFQAMMDNANKPIIAAVHGTALGGGLEFAMMCHYRVAVPSARCGLPEVNIGILPGGGGTQALPRIVGVERALEMMTTGRHVPAKEALELGIFDALAPEEKLRETAIAFARKVVAEKRGIKRVRDLTDKVEAARKNPDLIANFKKANARRLRNMNAPQNIIKCVEAAVSLSFEEGLKRETELSQELHAGPQAPAMRHAFFAEREAAKIPDVPDETPVIPVNTVGIIGAGTMGGGIAMNFANVGIPVKIVETKQEALDRGLSVIRKNYERTAQRGGLTQDDVEKRMKLISGSLDMNSLKDVDLVIEAVFERMDIKKDVFAKLDAICKPGAILATNTSGLNIDEIASATKRPEAVIGLHFFSPANVMKLLEIVRADHTSKEVIATSMKLAKKIDKVAALVGVCPGFVGNRILRQRQVEAQKLVLEGAMPWDVDRVLYEFGFPMGPFAMSDLAGLDIGWVKENSKGETLRDVLCEMDRRGQKTGAGYYDYDENRNAKPSPVTEKIIKDFMAKKGINGRKISDEEILERCLYPMINEGVQILADKKAIRASDIDVIWRYGYGWPHYRGGLMYYGDQIGADKVLAKMKEFQATMGDQFKPSPLLEKIVAEGKKFADIKPGA from the coding sequence ATCAATTCCGTGATCGACCTTTCGAATGACGGCAACGTTGCCGTGATCTCGGTCAATTCGCCGCCGGTGAATGCGCTGTCGCAGAACGTGCGCGAGGGATTGCAGGAAGCCGTGACCAAGGCGCTGGCCGATTCCACGGTCGAGGCGATTGTCGTGCGCTGCGATGGCCGTACCTTCATCGCCGGCGCGGACATCCGCGAAATGGGCCGTCCGCGCAAGCCGCCTGGTTTGAAGGACTTCCAAGCGATGATGGATAACGCCAACAAGCCGATCATCGCGGCGGTGCACGGTACCGCACTCGGCGGCGGTCTCGAATTTGCGATGATGTGCCACTATCGCGTGGCTGTGCCCTCGGCCCGTTGCGGTTTGCCCGAGGTCAACATCGGCATTCTGCCCGGTGGCGGCGGCACACAGGCATTGCCGCGAATCGTCGGCGTTGAGCGGGCGCTGGAGATGATGACCACCGGTCGCCATGTGCCGGCGAAGGAGGCGCTTGAGCTCGGCATCTTCGACGCGCTCGCGCCCGAGGAGAAGCTCCGCGAGACGGCGATCGCGTTTGCCCGGAAGGTGGTTGCCGAGAAACGCGGGATCAAGCGGGTTCGCGATCTGACCGACAAGGTCGAGGCCGCCCGCAAGAACCCGGACCTGATCGCCAACTTCAAGAAGGCAAACGCGCGGCGGCTTCGCAACATGAACGCGCCACAGAACATCATCAAGTGCGTCGAGGCAGCCGTAAGCCTGTCTTTCGAAGAGGGCCTGAAGCGTGAAACCGAGCTGTCACAGGAGTTACATGCCGGACCGCAGGCGCCCGCGATGCGCCATGCCTTCTTCGCCGAGCGCGAGGCTGCCAAGATTCCGGATGTGCCCGACGAGACACCGGTGATTCCGGTGAATACGGTCGGCATCATCGGCGCGGGCACTATGGGTGGCGGCATTGCCATGAACTTCGCCAATGTCGGCATCCCGGTGAAGATCGTCGAGACTAAGCAGGAGGCGCTGGATCGCGGCCTGTCGGTGATCCGCAAGAATTATGAGCGCACTGCCCAGCGTGGCGGCCTGACCCAGGACGATGTCGAGAAGCGGATGAAGCTGATCTCGGGCTCGCTGGACATGAACAGTCTCAAGGACGTCGATCTCGTGATCGAGGCGGTGTTTGAGCGGATGGACATCAAGAAAGATGTGTTTGCCAAGCTGGACGCGATCTGCAAGCCGGGCGCTATCCTCGCGACCAACACGTCGGGATTGAATATCGACGAAATCGCCTCCGCGACCAAACGTCCCGAGGCGGTGATCGGGCTGCACTTCTTCTCCCCTGCCAATGTGATGAAGCTGCTTGAGATCGTGCGTGCGGACCACACCTCGAAGGAGGTGATCGCCACCTCAATGAAGCTTGCCAAGAAGATCGATAAGGTTGCGGCGTTGGTCGGGGTCTGCCCTGGGTTCGTCGGCAATCGCATCTTGCGGCAGCGTCAGGTCGAGGCGCAGAAGCTCGTGCTTGAGGGTGCGATGCCGTGGGACGTGGACCGCGTTCTGTATGAGTTCGGCTTCCCGATGGGACCGTTCGCCATGAGCGATCTTGCCGGGCTCGATATCGGCTGGGTCAAGGAGAATTCGAAGGGCGAAACATTGCGTGACGTGCTCTGCGAGATGGATCGCCGTGGGCAGAAGACCGGTGCCGGTTACTACGATTACGACGAAAATCGCAATGCCAAGCCGTCGCCCGTGACCGAGAAGATCATCAAGGACTTTATGGCAAAAAAGGGCATCAACGGCCGCAAGATCTCCGACGAGGAGATCCTCGAACGCTGCCTCTATCCGATGATCAACGAAGGTGTGCAGATTCTCGCCGACAAGAAGGCGATCCGCGCATCCGACATTGATGTGATCTGGCGTTACGGCTATGGCTGGCCGCACTATCGCGGCGGGCTGATGTACTACGGAGATCAGATCGGGGCCGACAAGGTGCTTGCAAAGATGAAGGAATTCCAGGCGACGATGGGCGATCAGTTCAAGCCGTCGCCGCTTCTGGAGAAGATCGTTGCGGAAGGCAAGAAATTTGCCGACATCAAGCCGGGAGCCTGA
- a CDS encoding TRAP transporter permease — protein MAANAAPANVDLQALVAEADTGARTPSGFAGKLIYAVAIAWSLFQIWYASPLPYMLGFGIFGDTEARSFHLSFALLLAFACYPALKTSPRDRVPLFDWLLAAMGIAAVLYLVVFYREISGRPGLPTQGDILAAVVGVVLLLEASRRAEGPWMPIIAILSLLYVFLGPYLPGLMAHRGASLSRAASHFWLTSEGVFGVALGVSTNFIFLFVLFGALLDKAGAGNYFIQLSFALLGKFRGGPAKAAVVSSGLTGLISGSSVANVVTTGTFTIPLMKRVGYPPVKAGAIECAAGVNGQLMPPVMGAAAFLMAEYVGITYAEVCKHAFLPAILTYGALFYLVDLEAVKAGMSGIERKSKRTLSQGLIKALMTICAIIILSGIVYYGLGWTKTAFGESASWIASAVVVAVYVALIRNRAKTPDLAADDPTKAFVTVPDFYEVARTGLHYVIPVVVLVWCLMIEEMSPGLAAFWGVTAMGGVVLTQRPLTALFRGESELGSHFVTGWREFVDGLAVGARNMTAVGIATATAGILVGMVTLTGIGLVMTEIVETLSGGSIVIMLILVGAICVILGSGLPTTASYVVVATLMAPVVVELAAENDLAVPLIAVHMFVFYFGLMADVSPPVGLAAYAAAAIAGADPMKVGWQGTWYELRTLLLPFIFIFNPEMLMIDIEGPLHFLIVVGSGALAMMAFVAALQGWFFARNRLWETALLFLICFTLFRPQFWMNMIVAPFDTLPASSIAKVIDATPDGGTLRLKILTTDISGDDVSKAVRLQLAAGADAQARLAAAGLGVSGLSLQPVISSVRPGSEAARLKLKPGDKIEQLSVPSVNRPNAFLFAIPALLALALLALLQRRRRENDARPVLASS, from the coding sequence ATGGCTGCCAATGCTGCCCCAGCCAATGTCGATCTACAGGCGCTGGTCGCGGAAGCCGATACCGGGGCCCGCACGCCATCGGGGTTTGCCGGCAAGCTGATCTATGCTGTGGCGATCGCATGGTCGCTGTTCCAGATCTGGTACGCCTCGCCTTTGCCTTACATGCTGGGCTTCGGCATCTTCGGCGACACCGAGGCGCGCTCATTCCATCTGAGCTTCGCGTTGCTGCTGGCATTTGCCTGCTATCCCGCGCTGAAAACATCGCCGCGCGATCGCGTTCCGCTCTTCGACTGGCTGTTGGCGGCGATGGGGATCGCGGCGGTGCTGTACCTCGTCGTGTTTTACCGCGAGATTTCCGGCCGCCCCGGTCTGCCGACCCAGGGGGACATCCTTGCTGCCGTCGTCGGCGTGGTGCTGCTGCTGGAGGCATCGCGCCGTGCCGAAGGGCCATGGATGCCGATCATCGCCATCCTGTCGTTGCTGTACGTCTTTCTGGGACCTTATCTGCCTGGATTGATGGCGCATCGCGGCGCTTCGTTGTCGCGCGCGGCTTCGCATTTCTGGCTGACATCGGAGGGGGTGTTCGGCGTTGCACTCGGCGTCTCTACCAATTTCATCTTCCTGTTCGTGCTGTTCGGTGCATTGCTGGATAAGGCAGGGGCTGGCAACTATTTCATTCAGCTGTCGTTCGCACTGCTCGGCAAGTTTCGCGGCGGCCCGGCGAAGGCGGCTGTGGTATCGTCCGGCTTGACCGGACTGATCTCAGGCTCCTCGGTCGCCAACGTCGTCACCACCGGAACTTTCACCATCCCGCTGATGAAGCGCGTGGGCTATCCGCCGGTCAAGGCCGGCGCGATCGAGTGTGCGGCGGGCGTGAACGGCCAGCTGATGCCGCCGGTGATGGGCGCGGCCGCTTTCCTGATGGCGGAGTATGTCGGCATCACCTACGCAGAGGTCTGCAAGCACGCCTTTCTGCCGGCGATCCTGACCTATGGCGCACTGTTTTATCTGGTCGATCTCGAGGCGGTCAAAGCGGGCATGAGTGGTATCGAGCGCAAGAGCAAGCGGACGCTGAGCCAAGGGTTGATCAAGGCCCTGATGACGATCTGCGCGATCATCATCCTCAGCGGTATCGTCTACTACGGCCTCGGCTGGACAAAGACGGCGTTCGGTGAATCGGCGAGCTGGATCGCCTCGGCTGTCGTGGTCGCCGTTTACGTTGCGCTGATCCGCAACCGCGCCAAAACGCCGGATCTTGCCGCCGACGATCCGACCAAGGCATTTGTCACCGTGCCGGATTTCTATGAGGTCGCCCGCACGGGGTTGCACTACGTCATTCCAGTGGTGGTGTTGGTTTGGTGTTTGATGATTGAGGAGATGTCGCCGGGGCTTGCCGCCTTCTGGGGCGTGACGGCCATGGGCGGCGTGGTTCTGACGCAGCGCCCGCTGACTGCGCTGTTTCGCGGCGAGAGTGAGCTTGGTTCTCACTTCGTTACCGGATGGCGCGAATTTGTTGATGGTCTTGCCGTCGGCGCGCGCAACATGACTGCGGTCGGCATTGCCACCGCGACGGCGGGCATCCTCGTCGGCATGGTGACGCTGACCGGCATCGGTCTCGTCATGACGGAGATCGTTGAGACGCTGTCCGGCGGCTCGATCGTCATCATGCTGATCCTGGTGGGGGCCATCTGCGTCATTCTTGGCTCCGGTCTGCCGACCACGGCGAGCTACGTGGTGGTTGCCACGCTGATGGCACCGGTGGTGGTGGAGCTGGCCGCCGAAAATGACCTGGCGGTGCCGCTGATCGCCGTGCACATGTTCGTCTTCTACTTCGGCCTGATGGCCGACGTTTCACCGCCGGTGGGACTCGCGGCCTATGCGGCGGCTGCAATCGCCGGTGCCGATCCGATGAAGGTCGGCTGGCAGGGGACCTGGTATGAGCTGCGGACGCTGCTGCTGCCGTTCATCTTCATCTTCAATCCCGAGATGCTGATGATCGACATCGAAGGGCCGCTGCATTTCCTGATCGTGGTCGGGAGCGGGGCGCTGGCGATGATGGCGTTCGTTGCTGCCTTGCAGGGTTGGTTCTTCGCGCGCAACAGGCTCTGGGAAACAGCGCTGCTGTTCCTGATCTGCTTCACGCTGTTCCGTCCGCAGTTCTGGATGAACATGATCGTTGCGCCGTTTGATACCCTGCCGGCGTCGAGCATCGCGAAGGTGATCGACGCGACGCCGGATGGCGGCACGCTGCGGCTCAAGATTCTGACCACCGATATTTCCGGTGATGACGTGAGCAAGGCGGTGCGGCTGCAACTCGCCGCGGGGGCCGACGCACAGGCGCGGCTCGCGGCAGCCGGACTTGGCGTCAGCGGGCTATCGCTGCAACCGGTGATCTCCTCCGTGCGGCCAGGATCGGAGGCTGCGCGGTTGAAACTCAAGCCCGGCGATAAGATCGAGCAACTCAGCGTTCCGAGCGTAAACCGGCCAAACGCATTCCTGTTCGCAATTCCCGCGCTGCTGGCGCTGGCGTTACTGGCGTTGCTGCAACGGCGTCGCCGCGAGAATGATGCGAGACCAGTGCTTGCGTCGAGCTAG
- a CDS encoding TAXI family TRAP transporter solute-binding subunit, translating to MTSKLLTMALAAAGTAAVFASAPAHAQAQRFVTVGTGGVTGVYYAVGGAICRLVNKDRKTHGIRCSVESTGGSAFNINTIRGGELDFGMTQSDTQYQALKGEKSFKDGGPYGDLRAVFSVHPEPFTVLSRKEANVTKFEDFKGKRFNVGNPGSGTRTSMEELLKEMGWKLADFSLASELKADEHGPALCDNKIDGFFYGVGHPSANIQDPTTTCGAKLVPLTGPAVDKLLKENSYYAKATIPGGMYSNNPNPTETYGVLATLVTSAKVPDEVVYNVVKATFDNFEEFKKLHPAFANLEPAKMVKDGLSAPLHPGAEKFYKEKGWIK from the coding sequence ATGACATCGAAGCTGTTGACCATGGCGTTGGCTGCGGCCGGTACGGCTGCCGTGTTTGCGAGCGCTCCGGCGCACGCGCAGGCCCAACGGTTCGTCACTGTCGGAACCGGCGGGGTGACGGGTGTCTATTATGCCGTCGGCGGTGCGATCTGCCGCCTGGTGAACAAGGATCGCAAGACGCATGGCATTCGCTGTTCGGTCGAGTCCACTGGCGGCTCGGCCTTCAACATCAACACCATCCGCGGCGGCGAGCTCGACTTCGGCATGACCCAGTCGGATACCCAGTATCAGGCCCTGAAAGGCGAAAAGTCGTTCAAGGATGGCGGCCCCTACGGCGACCTGCGCGCGGTGTTTTCGGTGCATCCCGAGCCGTTCACGGTGCTCTCCCGCAAGGAAGCGAATGTCACCAAGTTCGAGGACTTCAAGGGCAAACGCTTCAATGTCGGCAATCCCGGCTCCGGCACCCGGACCTCGATGGAGGAACTGCTGAAGGAGATGGGCTGGAAGCTGGCGGACTTTTCGCTGGCGAGCGAATTGAAGGCCGACGAGCATGGCCCCGCGCTATGCGACAACAAGATCGATGGCTTCTTCTATGGCGTCGGCCATCCGAGCGCCAACATCCAGGACCCGACCACCACCTGTGGCGCCAAGCTCGTGCCGCTCACTGGACCGGCGGTGGACAAGCTGCTCAAGGAGAATAGCTACTACGCGAAGGCGACGATCCCCGGTGGCATGTATTCCAACAATCCGAATCCGACCGAGACCTATGGCGTGCTGGCGACCCTCGTCACCTCGGCGAAGGTGCCGGACGAGGTGGTCTACAACGTCGTCAAGGCGACCTTCGACAACTTCGAGGAGTTCAAGAAGCTGCACCCGGCTTTTGCTAATCTCGAGCCCGCCAAGATGGTCAAGGACGGTTTGTCGGCGCCACTGCATCCCGGCGCCGAGAAATTCTACAAGGAGAAGGGCTGGATCAAGTAG
- a CDS encoding M81 family metallopeptidase: MVEPRRRLAVARFWYEGNSFSPALADRAAFERREWNKGQEALDRAAEESELRAVIEFKAKHPDWDVTVFRCASASPAGQIDDEIFTAFLEETVADLTGKTFDAIYLSLHGAGVTTTREDPEIDLLRAIRNVQPDVPIGASFDIHGNLANALAQYLTTASVYRTYPHIDMRETAWRVLDVLERTVAGQVRPVCRILNEGLLLPSFNMRTKEGPMRDLEEFTANLRKDPAVLEATLFGGFPFANTPGTGGCALVVTDGDAAKADALARTIHDEMKRRQPDFMISLPSAADGIARALTSNKPGLLAITDPGDNPYSGGINDTPEMLRALVAAKPTRHVVFAAITDPDVVAMARKAGVGGTLTGIELGGKMMKDYGPPVQLDAEVVKLTDGVYRNIGPMETGIELRCGNSAVLKSGNISIIVTEFVTPANDPAFFHLHGIDIEKERLLCVKAKNHFRAAFDSLCTEIIDIDAPGPACLDMNMLPFIPDLKARIPN, translated from the coding sequence ATGGTCGAACCTCGCCGCCGCCTCGCCGTCGCCCGCTTCTGGTATGAGGGCAATTCCTTCAGCCCGGCACTCGCCGATCGCGCCGCTTTCGAGCGCCGCGAATGGAACAAGGGTCAGGAGGCGCTGGACCGCGCTGCTGAGGAAAGCGAGCTGCGAGCCGTGATCGAGTTCAAGGCGAAGCACCCGGACTGGGACGTCACCGTGTTCCGTTGCGCCTCAGCCTCCCCGGCCGGTCAGATCGACGACGAGATCTTCACGGCATTTCTGGAGGAGACCGTCGCCGATCTCACGGGCAAGACGTTCGACGCCATCTACCTGTCCCTGCACGGAGCCGGCGTAACCACCACGCGCGAAGATCCGGAGATCGATCTCCTGCGGGCCATCCGCAACGTTCAGCCGGACGTGCCGATCGGCGCAAGCTTCGACATCCACGGCAACCTTGCAAACGCGCTGGCGCAATACCTGACCACGGCTAGTGTGTACCGCACCTACCCGCACATCGACATGCGCGAGACGGCCTGGCGTGTGCTGGACGTGCTGGAGCGCACGGTCGCAGGCCAGGTGAGGCCGGTCTGCCGTATCCTCAACGAGGGGCTGCTGCTGCCGAGCTTCAACATGCGCACCAAGGAAGGACCGATGCGGGACCTGGAGGAGTTTACCGCGAACCTGCGCAAGGATCCGGCCGTGCTGGAAGCCACCCTGTTCGGCGGCTTCCCGTTTGCCAACACGCCCGGCACTGGCGGCTGCGCCCTGGTGGTGACCGACGGCGACGCAGCCAAGGCCGACGCCCTTGCCCGCACCATCCATGACGAGATGAAACGGCGACAGCCGGACTTCATGATCTCACTGCCAAGCGCTGCGGACGGCATCGCGCGGGCGCTCACCTCGAACAAGCCGGGCCTGCTTGCCATCACCGATCCTGGCGACAATCCCTACTCCGGCGGCATCAACGATACCCCGGAGATGTTGCGCGCCCTGGTTGCGGCCAAACCCACGCGACATGTGGTGTTTGCGGCGATCACCGATCCCGATGTGGTGGCAATGGCACGCAAGGCCGGTGTCGGCGGCACGCTGACAGGCATCGAGCTTGGCGGCAAAATGATGAAAGATTATGGCCCGCCCGTGCAGCTCGACGCCGAGGTCGTCAAGCTAACCGACGGCGTCTACCGCAACATTGGCCCGATGGAGACGGGTATCGAACTGCGCTGCGGCAACAGCGCGGTCCTCAAGAGCGGCAACATCAGCATCATCGTCACTGAATTCGTGACGCCCGCCAATGATCCGGCGTTCTTTCACCTGCACGGCATCGACATCGAAAAGGAGCGCTTGCTGTGCGTGAAGGCCAAGAACCACTTCCGCGCCGCATTCGACTCCCTCTGCACGGAGATCATCGACATCGACGCGCCGGGACCGGCATGCCTCGACATGAATATGCTGCCGTTCATTCCGGACCTGAAGGCCAGAATTCCGAACTAG
- a CDS encoding tripartite tricarboxylate transporter substrate binding protein — MRSDVKSEVAPTRRSVLAAGAAALSLPLIGTARAQTQWPTRVVKVVVPFSAGGTTDILGRLIAQKLSEEYGQQFIVENKTGAGGNIGADSVAKADPDGYTFVIGTPGPHVINQYIYKSQPFDGAKDLAPVIVIARVPNLISVNPDVKAKTLQEFIALAKANPGKLSFATPGNGSTGHVATELLKSMAGIDLVHVPYRGSSPALTDVMGGRVDMSLDNLPAVQPFVEGGKLRALAVTTAKRWPELPDVPTVAEAGVPGYEASSWFTIAAPAKTPADIITRVNKSVNQYMADPDMIARMRKLGADPVGGSPEDMAKLIADENVKWKKAIEFAGLKPE, encoded by the coding sequence ATGCGTTCTGATGTCAAATCCGAGGTCGCGCCGACCCGCCGTTCCGTGCTCGCGGCGGGGGCGGCTGCGCTATCGCTGCCGCTCATCGGCACTGCGCGTGCGCAGACCCAATGGCCGACCCGGGTGGTGAAGGTGGTGGTTCCGTTCTCCGCCGGCGGTACGACCGACATTCTCGGCCGGCTGATCGCGCAAAAGCTTTCGGAAGAATACGGCCAGCAGTTCATCGTCGAGAACAAGACCGGGGCGGGGGGCAATATTGGCGCCGACAGCGTCGCCAAGGCGGATCCGGATGGCTACACCTTCGTCATCGGCACGCCGGGCCCGCATGTCATCAACCAGTACATCTATAAGAGCCAGCCGTTCGACGGCGCGAAGGACCTCGCTCCGGTGATCGTCATCGCCCGCGTGCCGAACCTGATCTCGGTCAATCCGGACGTGAAGGCGAAGACGCTGCAGGAATTCATCGCGCTGGCCAAGGCCAATCCGGGTAAGCTGTCATTTGCGACGCCGGGCAACGGCTCGACCGGCCATGTGGCGACTGAACTTCTGAAATCGATGGCCGGCATCGATCTCGTGCACGTTCCATATCGCGGCTCGTCGCCGGCCCTGACCGACGTCATGGGTGGTCGCGTGGACATGTCGCTGGACAATCTGCCGGCGGTGCAGCCGTTCGTCGAAGGTGGCAAGCTGCGCGCCCTGGCCGTCACCACAGCCAAGCGCTGGCCGGAGTTGCCGGACGTCCCGACGGTGGCCGAAGCCGGCGTGCCGGGCTACGAGGCGTCGTCCTGGTTCACGATCGCGGCTCCCGCGAAGACGCCCGCCGACATCATCACCCGCGTCAACAAGAGCGTGAACCAGTACATGGCTGACCCGGACATGATCGCTCGCATGCGCAAGCTCGGCGCCGATCCGGTTGGCGGTTCGCCGGAGGATATGGCGAAACTGATCGCCGACGAAAACGTCAAGTGGAAGAAGGCGATCGAGTTCGCGGGCCTGAAGCCGGAGTAG
- a CDS encoding aspartate aminotransferase family protein: MSLAENLISDAALDDAVKQARADFVARNPASAAQYQKAVEVMPGGNTRTVLFHEPFPLTIVRGEGCRVWDADGHRYYDFMGEYTAGLAGHSNPAIGDAIKMAVAGGLSLSGHTRLEAEFAQLVSQRFPAMELLRFTNSGTEATLLALTLARIATGRKKIMAFDGGYHGSVFVFKDAVNPVNVPFDWIFAPYNDAEMAAKLIAQHADELAAVIVEPMQGSGGCIPAEQDFLDTLRRETQRIGALLVFDEVMTSRLAPGGLQTRFNITPDLMTLGKYVAGGMSFGAFGGRADLMQRFDPRLPGALGHAGTFNNNVITMSAGIAAMTQVVTQEALDAVNARGEALRRRLQAMCREHRAPLCVTGIGSLFTLHGTEGPVRSNADLAGQDQRIKELMFFDLLEQGIYLARRGMAALSLEIGDEACDSFVGAFDRFLKRRAALFATDALSLRASRAE, from the coding sequence ATGAGCCTCGCCGAGAACCTGATCTCCGACGCCGCCCTCGATGACGCCGTCAAACAGGCCCGCGCCGATTTTGTAGCCCGCAATCCTGCGAGCGCGGCGCAGTATCAAAAGGCCGTCGAGGTCATGCCCGGAGGCAATACGCGCACCGTGCTGTTTCACGAGCCGTTTCCACTGACGATCGTGCGTGGCGAGGGTTGCCGGGTGTGGGATGCCGATGGCCATCGCTATTACGATTTCATGGGCGAGTATACCGCAGGCCTTGCAGGTCACTCCAATCCGGCGATCGGGGATGCGATCAAGATGGCGGTTGCAGGCGGCCTCAGTCTCTCAGGGCACACGCGGCTGGAGGCGGAGTTCGCCCAGCTTGTCAGCCAGCGATTCCCGGCGATGGAGTTGCTGCGTTTCACCAACTCCGGCACCGAGGCGACCTTGCTAGCGTTGACGCTGGCGCGCATCGCCACCGGCCGCAAGAAGATCATGGCGTTCGATGGCGGCTATCACGGCTCAGTGTTCGTGTTCAAGGATGCCGTCAATCCGGTCAACGTACCCTTCGACTGGATATTCGCGCCCTACAATGACGCGGAGATGGCGGCGAAGCTGATCGCGCAGCACGCCGATGAACTTGCCGCCGTGATCGTCGAGCCGATGCAGGGGTCAGGCGGCTGTATTCCGGCCGAGCAGGACTTCCTGGATACGCTCCGCCGAGAGACACAGCGGATTGGCGCGCTGTTGGTGTTCGATGAGGTGATGACCTCGCGACTTGCGCCGGGCGGCTTGCAAACGCGCTTTAACATCACGCCGGATCTGATGACGCTCGGCAAATATGTCGCCGGCGGCATGTCGTTCGGCGCATTTGGCGGTCGCGCCGATCTGATGCAGCGCTTCGATCCGCGTCTGCCCGGTGCGCTCGGCCATGCAGGCACCTTCAACAACAACGTCATCACCATGTCGGCAGGTATTGCTGCGATGACCCAAGTGGTCACGCAGGAGGCGCTGGATGCGGTCAACGCACGAGGTGAGGCGTTGCGGCGGCGGCTGCAGGCGATGTGCCGCGAGCACCGGGCGCCGCTGTGCGTCACCGGCATCGGCTCGCTGTTTACGCTGCACGGCACCGAGGGGCCGGTTCGCTCCAACGCGGACCTTGCCGGTCAGGATCAGCGCATCAAGGAACTGATGTTCTTCGACCTGCTGGAACAAGGCATTTATTTGGCAAGGCGCGGGATGGCCGCACTATCGCTCGAAATCGGCGACGAGGCCTGCGATAGCTTTGTCGGCGCGTTCGACCGATTTCTCAAGCGGCGGGCGGCGTTGTTTGCTACAGACGCCTTGAGTCTGCGCGCCTCCCGCGCGGAGTAG